Proteins encoded together in one Amblyomma americanum isolate KBUSLIRL-KWMA chromosome 1, ASM5285725v1, whole genome shotgun sequence window:
- the Snrk gene encoding SNF related kinase, with protein MNRPKHQQQYDPKIAGLYDLGDTLGRGHFAVVKLARHVFTGEQVAVKVIDKTKLDDVSRAHLFQEVRCMKLVQHPNVVRLYEVIDTQTKLYLVLEYGDGGDMYDYIMKHDRGVSEQAARKYFRQIVHAIWYCHKLHVVHRDLKPENVVFFEKLEMVKLTDFGFSNKFCPGQKLETSCGSLAYSAPEILLGDSYDAPKVDVWSLGVILYMLVCGHAPFQEANDSETLTMIMDCKYTIPPYVSEDCKRMIARMLIRDPDKRASLEEIAADPWLTAGDAPQPADHLPLIHREHLSEEDHSHIIQKMVNGCIASKDDILEALDRNEYNYMTATYYLLAERKLRAQRQEKAQQLNRTSRADLSPVAVTPGVSSAAPSPAQERPNVAQVLASPGGVPSIALDSSAGHPLASLLGVCSGPLEDDSSLAVPRSNLPLGRKCSIVREEDDLTSLAPSHSPPIRSAVFCEEGEPPEPDERAVRPVLSLPAAPSASSPPTSDGAPQHQSPTVRLRCIPGRRLHAVKSSPQLLGGAGDMRVRPGVGKLRVHATGRNRTTSCSSSDDEEADKRRHPPTAKGDTPLQGSPSGSVLPSPHAHDEGYSADSTDSLDMLPDPAPRLTNSVSCGDLTVEESGVPKNDEGASSSAVQCADVVLVEEMAPADAPRISNSFSLAAGLSCLGRKSSREEMRSSRSRLGSSLAKLVPNGSRNSASNNAGAGPLKPQLDINQNGFRKGRSKSQSGVVDVKLASKCCTLC; from the exons ATGAACAGGCCTAAACATCAGCAGCAGTACGACCCGAAGATCGCGGGCCTCTACGATCTCGGCGACACACTCGGCCGGGGCCATTTTGCGGTGGTGAAGCTTGCTCGGCACGTCTTTACGGGTGAGCAAGTGGCCGTGAAGGTGATCGACAAGACCAAGCTAGACGACGTTTCGAGAGCCCACTTGTTCCAGGAGGTCCGCTGCATGAAGCTGGTGCAGCACCCAAATGTTGTTCGGCTGTACGAAGTCATCGACACACAGACAAAACTCTACCTTGTGCTCGAGTACGGCGACGGGGGAGACATGTACGATTACATCATGAAGCACGACCGGGGCGTCAGCGAGCAGGCGGCCCGAAAGTACTTTCGGCAGATCGTGCATGCTATCTGGTACTGCCACAAGTTGCACGTTGTGCACCGCGACCTAAAGCCGGAGAACGTGGTCTTCTTTGAAAAACTGGAGATGGTCAAGCTGACGGATTTCGGTTTCAGCAACAAGTTTTGCCCAGGCCAGAAACTGGAGACTTCTTGCGGTTCTCTGGCCTACTCGGCACCCGAAATCCTTCTGGGCGATTCGTACGACGCGCCCAAAGTCG ATGTTTGGAGCCTTGGGGTGATCCTGTACATGCTGGTTTGTGGCCATGCTCCATTTCAAGAGGCCAATGACAGCGAGACACTCACCATGATAATGGACTGCAAGTACACTATCCCCCCCTATGTGTCCGAGGACTGCAAAAG GATGATAGCTCGCATGCTTATCCGTGACCCGGACAAACGTGCAAGCCTGGAGGAAATTGCTGCTGACCCATGGCTTACTGCTGGCGATGCTCCACAGCCTGCCGACCACCTCCCCCTTATCCACAGAGAACATCTGTCCGAGGAGGACCACTCACACATAATACAGAAAATGGTCAACGGCTGCATTGCTAGCAAGGATGACATTCTTGA GGCATTAGACCGCAATGAATACAATTACATGACTGCTACGTACTATCTGTTGGCCGAGCGCAAGCTTCGTGCACAGCGCCAGGAGAAGGCTCAGCAGCTGAATAGGACTTCCAGGGCAGACCTCTCTCCTGTTGCGGTTACTCCGGG CGTGTCCTCTGCAGCCCCATCCCCTGCTCAAGAGCGGCCTAATGTGGCCCAGGTGCTAGCCTCTCCTGGTGGTGTGCCAAGCATTGCATTGGACTCATCTGCAGGTCACCCTCTTGCTTCACTGCTTGGTGTGTGCTCAGGCCCTCTTGAAGATGATTCCTCCCTGGCTGTGCCTAGATCCAATTTGCCTCTGGGACGGAAGTGCAGCATAGTGCGAGAAGAGGATGACCTTACATCTCTTGCTCCTTCTCACTCGCCGCCAATCCGGAGTGCCGTTTTTTGTGAGGAAGGTGAACCACCAGAGCCCGATGAACGGGCTGTGCGACCCGTCCTTTCCCTGCCCGCAGCTCCCAGTGCATCATCGCCTCCAACATCAGATGGTGCCCCTCAGCACCAATCGCCTACTGTGCGACTGCGCTGCATTCCAGGCCGGCGCCTGCATGCAGTCAAGAGCTCCCCCCAACTCTTGGGTGGTGCAGGTGACATGCGTGTGCGTCCGGGAGTGGGAAAATTGCGTGTGCATGCAACTGGCCGCAACCGAACCACAAGCTGCAGTAGTTCTGATGATGAGGAAGCTGATAAGCGTCGTCATCCTCCTACAGCCAAAGGCGACACACCACTGCAAGGAAGTCCATCAGGCAGTGTCCTACCATCACCGCATGCACATGATGAAGGCTATTCAGCGGACAGCACAGACAGCTTGGACATGCTGCCAGATCCAGCTCCACGGCTCACTAACTCAGTCTCATGTGGAGACTTGACAGTAGAGGAATCGGGTGTACCCAAAAATGATGAAGGTGCATCTTCATCGGCTGTCCAGTGCGCAGATGTAGTTCTTGTTGAAGAAATGGCACCAGCTGATGCTCCACGAATCTCCAACAGCTTCAGCCTTGCTGCAGGACTAAGCTGCCTCGGACGCAAGTCAAGTCGCGAAGAGATGCGAAGTAGCCGGTCACGCCTTGGAAGCAGCCTTGCCAAGCTAGTCCCCAATGGAAGTCGAAATAGTGCCTCCAACAATGCAGGGGCTGGACCGCTGAAGCCCCAGTTGGACATAAACCAAAATGGATTTAGGAAAGGTCGCAGTAAAAGCCAGTCAGGGGTAGTAGATGTGAAACTTGCGTCCAAGTGCTGCACACTATGTTGA